The following coding sequences lie in one Arachis ipaensis cultivar K30076 chromosome B05, Araip1.1, whole genome shotgun sequence genomic window:
- the LOC107644671 gene encoding peroxidase 47 produces the protein MVYKRPLKCLKIVMANLVTVFVVMGIIVSGFRIGADGLNMNYYLFSCPFVESVVKDIVNRALEDDPSLAAPLLRMHFHDCFIQGCDGSILIDSTKGNKAEKDSPANLSLRGYEIIDDIKEELERQCPGVVSCADILALAARDAVFFARGPVYDIPKGRKDGTRSKIEDTINLPSPNFNASDLIKMFGQHGFSAQEMVALSGAHTIGVARCSSFKNRLTKVDPNLNSEFAKTLSRTCSDGDNAEQPFDETRNDFDNLYFDALVSSNGVLTSDQTLFTSPKTRNFVNSYAQNQALFFLDFQQAMIKMTLLDIKEGSKGQVRDNCRRIN, from the exons ATGGTGTACAAAAGGCCATTGAAGTGTTTGAAGATAGTGATGGCTAATTTGGTGACAGTGTTTGTTGTGATGGGAATTATAGTGAGTGGTTTCAGAATTGGAGCAGATGGTTTGAACATGAATTACTATTTGTTTAGTTGCCCTTTTGTTGAATCTGTTGTTAAGGACATTGTCAATAGGGCATTGGAAGATGATCCTTCACTTGCTGCTCCTCTTCTTAGAATGCACTTCCATGATTGTTTCATTCAG GGATGTGATGGATCAATTTTGATTGATTCCACAAAGGGTAACAAAGCAGAAAAGGATTCACCAGCAAATTTGAGTTTGAGAGGCTATGAAATTATAGATGACATCAAAGAAGAGCTTGAAAGACAATGCCCTGGAGTAGTTTCATGTGCTGATATTCTTGCTTTAGCTGCTAGAGATGCAGTTTTCTTT GCACGGGGGCCAGTTTATGACATACCAAAGGGAAGAAAAGATGGAACAAGGTCCAAAATTGAGGATACCATTAATCTGCCATCTCCCAACTTCAATGCTTCTGATCTCATCAAGATGTTTGGCCAACATGGCTTTTCAGCACAAGAGATGGTGGCTCTCTCTG GGGCTCATACAATAGGAGTAGCTAGGTGTTCTTCTTTCAAGAACAGGCTAACAAAAGTGGATCCAAATTTGAACTCAGAATTTGCAAAGACACTGTCCAGAACATGCAGTGATGGTGACAATGCTGAGCAGCCCTTTGATGAAACAAGGAATGATTTCGACAACTTGTACTTCGACGCTTTGGTTTCCAGCAATGGGGTTCTCACATCTGATCAAACATTGTTCACTAGTCCAAAAACTAGGAACTTTGTCAACTCTTATGCACAGAACCAAGCCTTGTTCTTCTTGGATTTCCAACAAGCCATGATCAAAATGACCTTGCTTGATATCAAAGAAGGTTCCAAGGGTCAAGTTAGAGACAACTGCCGCAGAATAAATTGA